The DNA sequence GACATGGCGGGCACCGGGTCGACCATCGTGCTCGTCAGCCACGACCCCGCGCTGATCGACGCCCTCACCGAGAGCGCGCTCGCCTTGCCGACCCCGTTAGGGTGAGAACCGTGACCCACTATGACGTCGTCGTTCTCGGAGCCGGTCCCGGCGGGTACGTCGCGGCCATCCGCGCCGCCCAGCTCGGGCTGAACACCGCCATCATCGAACCCAAGTACTGGGGCGGTGTGTGTCTGAATGTCGGGTGTATCCCGTCCAAGGCGCTGCTGCGCAACGCCGAGCTCGCGCACATCTTCACCAAGGAGGCCAAGACCTTCGGCATCAGTGGGGAGGCCAGCTTCGACTACGGCGTGGCCTTCGACCGCAGCCGCAAGGTCGCCGACGGCCGGGTGGCCGGCGTGCACTTCCTGATGAAGAAGAACAAGATCACCGAGATCCAGGGCTACGGCAAGTTCAAAGACGACCACACCATCGTCGTCGATCTCAACGAAGGCGAGACCGAGGAAGTCACCTTCGACAACGCCATCATCGCCACGGGCGCGCACACCAAGCTGGTGCCGGGCACCGAGCTGTCGGAGAACGTGGTCACCTACGAAGAGCAGATCATGGAGCGCGAGCTGCCCGGCTCGATCGTCATCGCCGGCGCCGGCGCGATCGGCATGGAGTTCGGTTACGTCATGAAGAACTACGGCGTGGACGTCACGATCGTCGAGTTCCTGCCGCGCGCGCTGCCCAACGAGGACGCCGAGATCTCCAAGGAGATCGAGAAGCAGTTCAAGAAGCTGGGCGTCAAGATCATGACCGGCACCAAGGTGGAATCGATCGACGACGACGGTAAGTCCGTCACCGTCACCGTGAGCAAGGACGGCAAGTCCACCGAAATCAAGACCGACAAGGTGATGCAGGCCATCGGCTTCGTCCCGAACGTCGAAGGTTTCGACCTGGACAAGGCCGGCGTCGAACTGACCGAGCGCGGCGGCATCGCCATCGACGACTACATGCGCACCAACAAGCCGCACATCTATGCCATTGGCGACGTCACCGGCAAACTGCAGCTCGCCCACGTCGCCGAGGCCATGGGCGTCGTCGCGGCCGAGACCATCGGTGGCGCCGAGACACTCGCGCTGGGCGACTACCGGATGATGCCGCGCGCCACGTTCTGCCAGCCCCAGGTGGCCAGTTTCGGGCTCACCGAGGAGCAGGCCCGCGAGGAGGGCTATGACGTCAAGGTCGCCAAGTTCCCCTTCACCGCCAACGGCAAGGCCCACGGCATGGGCGACCCCAGCGGCTTCGTCAAGCTGATCGCCGACGCCAAGTACGGCGAGCTGATCGGCGGTCACCTGATCGGCCACGACGTGTCCGAGCTGCTGCCGGAGCTGACGCTGGCGCAGAAGTGGGACCTGACGTCCAATGAGCTGGCCCGCAATGTGCACACGCACCCGACCATGTCCGAGGCGCTGCAGGAGTGCTTCCACGGCTTGGCCGGCCACATGATCAACTTCTAATTGAGGGCGATCTGGATAGCCGGCATCGGCGGGCTGGCCATCGGCCACATCCTGTGGTTGGCGGGTATCTCGGCGGCGGTCGCGACCAACGACGTCGCCCAGTGGGTGCTGGTGGTGGCGGGGGTGTCGCTGGCGGTGGGCGCCTTGTCGGGACTGCTGGGCTGGAGGGCGTTTCGCGGCAAGAGCCTCACGGGCGAGATCTGGGCGGCATTTCTGTGGGGCCTGCCGATCTCACCGGTGCTGTTGTCGCTCATCGTGCTCGGCGTGACCTACCTGTAGCCCGCCTGTCGAGGCCGTAGCTGGCAGTCGCAGAATTCAGCTGTGACGTGGATCGACGTTTCCCCTCGGTATTCACTGGCGGCTTCCTAGACTGATCCGGTGGGGGAGAGCGCCGATCCTGGTCTGCTGCGGCAGTGGTGGCACCAGCGCGACGACTACCAGTGGCGTATCGACTTCCTGCGCAGCCGCGGGCTGCTGACCCCGCTGCGCTATGTCATCGCCGGGATCGGCGCCGTGATGGGCATTCTCGCGGCGATCAACGTCGTGGTCCCGCCCGCGGCCGACGGTGCGCTGTTCCGGATCGGCTGGGCCGTGACGGCGGTCGGGTCGCTGGCCTGGGCGGTGCGCTGGATGCTGCTGCGCTGGCCGTCCGCGCGCGAGTCGGCAGTGCTGGTGATCTACGTCGACGTGATCATGACGCTGTCGACGGTGTTGTTCGGCGACGCCAACCTGGCGATGTCGGGCATCCCGATCCTGCTGTGCGCCGGCGGGTATGTCGTGTTCTTCCACGGCCCGCGGCTGCATTTGGTGCACATCGGCTGGTGCCTGCTCTCGGTCGGGGCCATCGCGGTCTGGCTGGCTGCCAGCATGCCGGAGCACGGCCTGCAGGTGGCGGTGTCGCGGGCGGTCATCGCGCTGCTGGTGACCGTGTGCATCCTGCCTGCGCTGCAGTTCGGTTTCTGGTTGCTGCAGGACAGCTCCATGCAGTCGCTGACCGACCCGTTGACCGAGCTGACCAACCGGCGCGGCCTGACGGTGTCGATGAAACGACTGGATGCGCGCGTGGACGGAGACACGGACCTGTGCGCGTTCCTGATCGACGTCGACGGATTCAAGGTCGTCAACGACACGCACGGCCATGCCGTCGGCGACGAGGTGCTCATCCGCACCGCGCGCCGGATTCGCGACAGCGTGCGCAGCGACGCGGTGGTCGTGCGGTGGGGCGGCGAAGAATTCCTCGTCGTCGACCGCATCCCGGCGGCCCAGGCGGCCGGGGTCGCCGAACGTATCCGGAC is a window from the Mycolicibacterium poriferae genome containing:
- the lpdA gene encoding dihydrolipoyl dehydrogenase; this translates as MTHYDVVVLGAGPGGYVAAIRAAQLGLNTAIIEPKYWGGVCLNVGCIPSKALLRNAELAHIFTKEAKTFGISGEASFDYGVAFDRSRKVADGRVAGVHFLMKKNKITEIQGYGKFKDDHTIVVDLNEGETEEVTFDNAIIATGAHTKLVPGTELSENVVTYEEQIMERELPGSIVIAGAGAIGMEFGYVMKNYGVDVTIVEFLPRALPNEDAEISKEIEKQFKKLGVKIMTGTKVESIDDDGKSVTVTVSKDGKSTEIKTDKVMQAIGFVPNVEGFDLDKAGVELTERGGIAIDDYMRTNKPHIYAIGDVTGKLQLAHVAEAMGVVAAETIGGAETLALGDYRMMPRATFCQPQVASFGLTEEQAREEGYDVKVAKFPFTANGKAHGMGDPSGFVKLIADAKYGELIGGHLIGHDVSELLPELTLAQKWDLTSNELARNVHTHPTMSEALQECFHGLAGHMINF
- a CDS encoding GGDEF domain-containing protein, producing the protein MGESADPGLLRQWWHQRDDYQWRIDFLRSRGLLTPLRYVIAGIGAVMGILAAINVVVPPAADGALFRIGWAVTAVGSLAWAVRWMLLRWPSARESAVLVIYVDVIMTLSTVLFGDANLAMSGIPILLCAGGYVVFFHGPRLHLVHIGWCLLSVGAIAVWLAASMPEHGLQVAVSRAVIALLVTVCILPALQFGFWLLQDSSMQSLTDPLTELTNRRGLTVSMKRLDARVDGDTDLCAFLIDVDGFKVVNDTHGHAVGDEVLIRTARRIRDSVRSDAVVVRWGGEEFLVVDRIPAAQAAGVAERIRTAVSAPARPVVTASIGLATCTRPGSDLAEVITAADVAMYRAKARGGDRVAIAADLC